Proteins encoded within one genomic window of Esox lucius isolate fEsoLuc1 chromosome 12, fEsoLuc1.pri, whole genome shotgun sequence:
- the LOC105007025 gene encoding fibromodulin, with the protein MRMVVLLIVAGLVDLSFPQRLSAVQWLNYLRNRHRPLMWAERLDDECPLECDCPASFPVAMYCHSRNLQHIPYVPSRIKYVYLQRNQITGIQDGVFDNATSLIWIMLHQNQLSSDRLGKNVFSKLKNLDRLYLDNNELTRVPPNLPKSIKDLRLGHNKIAKIQSSAFEGMYDLATLHLQANHIEDVGGAFKGLKSLNVLDLRKNKLKKIPYNLPEILHQLYLEFNHIESIPADFLTMYPNLQFVRLAHNKLTNEGIPPNTFNVSGLVELDLSHNKLKKIPTVSKSLENLYLQANQINEFSLSSFCDVVDMMNYSQLKVLRMEGNKISAKDVPAKAVYCLRLAVSIHL; encoded by the exons CCACCGACCGTTGATGTGGGCTGAACGGCTGGACGATGAATGCCCCCTGGAATGTGACTGTCCGGCCAGCTTCCCAGTAGCCATGTATTGCCACAGTCGCAACCTACAGCATATCCCATATGTCCCCTCCCGCATCAAGTACGTCTACCTGCAGCGTAAccagatcacaggcatccaggaCGGAGTGTTTGACAATGCAACCAGCTTGATTTGGATCATGCTGCACCAGAATCAGCTCAGCTCTGACAGGTTGGGCAAAAATGTCTTCAGCAAGCTCAAAAATCTGGACCGCCTCTACTTGGATAACAACGAGCTGACCCGCGTGCCCCCGAACCTCCCAAAGTCCATCAAGGACTTGCGCCTGGGTCACAACAAGATTGCCAAGATCCAGTCCAGCGCGTTTGAGGGGATGTATGACCTTGCAACCCTCCATCTCCAAGCCAACCACATTGAAGATGTAGGGGGAGCTTTCAAGGGACTGAAGTCTCTGAATGTACTGGACCTgaggaaaaacaaattgaagaaAATTCCGTATAACCTCCCAGAGATTTTGCATCAGCTCTACTTAGAGTTTAACCACATTGAAAGCATCCCCGCAGACTTCCTAACTATGTATCCCAATCTGCAGTTTGTCAGGCTGGCTCATAACAAACTAACCAATGAAGGGATACCTCCTAACACGTTCAATGTGAGCGGTCTAGTGGAGCTGGACCTTTCCCACAACAAACTTAAGAAAATCCCAACTGTTAGCAAGAGCCTGGAGAACCTCTACCTGCAGGCCAACCAGATTAATG AGTTCTCCCTGAGCAGTTTCTGTGATGTGGTGGACATGATGAATTACTCCCAGCTCAAAGTGCTGCGCATGGAAGGGAACAAGATCAGTGCCAAAGATGTTCCTGCCAAGGCTGTGTACTGCCTGCGCCTTGCTGTGTCCATCCATCTGTAG